The Vicia villosa cultivar HV-30 ecotype Madison, WI unplaced genomic scaffold, Vvil1.0 ctg.000114F_1_1, whole genome shotgun sequence DNA window CACAAATCCTTCAATCCATAATGCTTCTTCACAACTTCAGTTAGAGAAATATACTCTGCCTCAGTGGTTGATATAGAAAAaaccttttgaagtgttgctttccaaccaattgatgtgccaaacatagtgaaaacatatccagaaatagattttctagaatccatacaacttgcataatcagagtcgacatatccttcgattactgctttactatcttcacccaaggctccaccataaaatAGGaatctgttcagagacccatttatgtaccttagagtccacttcaatgcttaccaatgagcctttccaggatttgccatgtacctgctttcaagacttactgcatatgcgatgtcgggtctagtacagaccataacatacataaaaaaatactatattagcatatggaatgctattcatataagctATTTCGACATCAATACTGGGACACTGATTAATaatcagcttgaattgagggtatGTCAGAGTCATAACAGGcttcgaatttgacataccaaacttttcgagaatctttcatatgtatgcctcttgagataaacacAATTTCGactgctttctatctcttcgaatgtcaatcccaagaatctTGGATGCAACTCCCAAATCCTTCATattgaactccttattgagttcatccttcaccctcatcacatcttcgacattattgtttgctatgagaatatcatgcacatcaagcaacaaaataacaaatgaatcaCCAGGCCGAAATCGGAAGTAAACACGGTTCTCGATCTAGCTTCTaacgaaacttatgcgtgccatgaacttgtcaaatCTCCTATTCTAGTGTCGAGGATATTGTTTCATTCCATATAACGATCTGTTAAGCTTGTACATATCCTTCCGGTTGCCTCATCAAGATCGTTTCAACTAGATCActatacaagaacgcagtcttcacatccatctgttatagttcaagatcgaactgtgcacCCATGGCAAGCAACAATCGAatagacctatgcttcacaataggagaaaacacataattgaaGTCGACACATTCtttttgagtgaaaccccttgtgACCAACCTTGACTTGTATCTTTTCAATgccactccttcgattccttccttaactttgaaaattaatttacaactgactaaccttgctccaTTAGTTTTCTTGATTAGTTCCTAGGTGTAATTATAATAAAGacatttcatctcatcattcatggccttcacTCATTCAGTcctatttcgactcctcataacttccttatagtctctaggttcttcgtctagagcCTCATTTGCAGaaattaaggcataagctataagatctgcataccaaAGTCTCTGACAGTGGCTCGACAGTTACCTTAACTTCCtcagcttcttcttcgactttgtctaggatatgcaattcaacatcaacatgctccacctcaacatgaATCTCTATCTGTTCTAGCTCTTCGTCAGATATTTCTGCACTTCAACaaacatcattagttttcttaaaggtcatttcagcttcattgaaaactacatctcgactagtgATACTCTTCttatgacctggctctaggcaccacagcctataagctttgactccttcaaggtatcccatgaacatgcattttagaTCTCTaagttcgaccttgtcttgcatAATGAGAACATAGGCTACACAACCAAATACTCTCATTTTGTCAATAATTGGTGGATGTCCCggccaaacttcttcaggtgtcttcatatctaacgcagtCGAAGGACATATGTTTATCACATATGTTGCCGTCGAAACaacctcagcccaaaacaccttctttaaacatgcatctaactctctccaaaatagttcgattaaacctttcatccAAACCATTTTAATATGGAGTACATGCAGTAGTTCTAtgtcttgcaataccagaggcagcacagaagctatcgaacgcctcattgcaaaattcaaagccattatcggttctcaacctcttgacctttctgccagtttaattttcgaccagagtcttccaacttttgaaattctcaaaagtttcatccttagtcatCTGGATGAATACcaataattttctagaataatcatctactataaataaaaaatacctcactcttgaatgtgatggacaccttgcaggcccccaaagatcaacatggatgtaatcaagggatctatGTGCTCTTTGTTTGTCTTTGTTGAACTTCATCCTGCAAGATTTTCTAGGTACacatggttcacaaaacttcatcttttcgactttgtctccaccaagaatattttgttttcccaattcgaccagacccctttcactgacatggcccaatctcatgtgccaaatttgTGTTTTTGACAAagatttcgtggatgcaacatttgtcgaaccacttacaacttcatcctcaagggtatacaagcctcgTTTCTTCTCGCCTcttaagacttccttcgaccccttcatgactcttaggatacttttctctccttggaaaagatatcatttcttgtcgaattcaccaagagaaatcaaatttctcttcaaattaggaacatacccaacttcagtcaacaaccttattgacccatcatggagcttgaatctcacagatccaacacctgcaatcttgcaagctttgttgtttcccagcaatacagatctaccatcttgatcacataattcctcgaacaagtctttgtttagattcatgtgccaagtgcaacctgaatccataattgactccttactcgagtcactgtttgaaactacaagaacatcagatgattcgaaattaGTTATCACATTGATATTTGGAAAAGAATTTACAAGGACTAAAAAAAAGGATAAATTGACGGGTACAGTGAATGCAAttgaaattccatatgatagagGTTGAcccaaattttgattaaaaattgaCTCTAAGTTAGTTACATTAGATTTTATGTTTATTTCTAGTGACTTAGAAACTAAGAAATATGTGGATTAATTATTTACACTTAATATGTGGAATGACTTTAAGTCTTTTTCATACTTTTTAATCTATCAAATTTAAGTATATTAGCTAGCTTACATCTTTGGCATATTTTAATGTACTATTataaatacaattaaaataagaTGATATAATGTCATATCTCCTAAAATGTTATATTTAATATCGAAATAAAGTTTATTCTGGATCCAAAGTACTTTAAGTAGGCTATGTCATAGCCgaatttgaaaaacaattttttattgcTAAACCAAGAAAATGGGCTACCAACAATAATTAAGAGGTATAGGTGGATGACCTGTTAGTGAAATGCATGGATGAAGCTAAGGTGTGTGGACAAGGGCCCTTGcttagttttaaaatataataattaatattcatAAAAGATAATAACACAAAAATGGAGGCTAAAATTTGAGTATTCTATGCTTAAAAACAACTGCAATActcatcaaaataaattataatataaaaataggaGAAATATATTCTCCATTCTCAAAATGTCTTCTCGTCTCCACCTcaaatattcatcttttttaaaaTCTGAAGCAGACaattttcataaatatatttattaaaatctcTGTTAACATATACAAATTAATATTCCTATATCCAATATACtaatctttttaaaaatatattttagttaagataatgaaaataacattttattttacttttcaaaagactaataaaacaataaataatataaatttatattaaaatattattttattttattttagaaaaaaccaATAGTCTTTTAAGAAAACAtgtttaaataaataacattaaaaaaattccaattcaacatttttgaattttttcttcAAATGCCACAACATTGAAACAAAATATTACAAATGTCACGGTTTGAAAATAAATTTCCAGAATGCCACATTTACGAGGTTTTCTGCCAAATAAAATGACATAAGGGACCCACATTTTTTGTAATTCGGTAGACTTTTGTCAAATGAAATGGCGTAAAGAGTCTAATTTTTTTACATCTCAATAGACTTACTCTATTTCATTTGGCGGAAGTCTACTGAACTGTAAAAAATTTTGATTTCTTACGCCATCTCATTTGACAAAAGATTTAAAAGGTATAGCATTTTAGAATGTATTTTCAAATCGTAGCATTTGTGGTAATTTGTTTGAAGGATGTGacatttgaagaaaaaatttaacattttttcttcAAAACCAACCAAACCAAACCTTAAGTAGGCTATGGCATAAGTAGCCGACAAAGCTGCTGGCAGTGTGACcattaaaaacaaaaccaaacaaaCGGATATACACTTAATTAATGCCAACAAATTAAAGCACCCATCTTTCCTTCTCATTACTTTATATACATGTACCTCATCTCTATAATTTATGAGCCTTGCAAATTAAATTCAAAGATAACAACATTATGGAAGGTTTTGATGAAGAAATTGAAGAGCCAGTTAGTCCTACTGGTCAATATTTGAATAGCTCTTCTCTTTGTGTGAGCATTTTAGGTATCTTAGAATCTGAGATTCCAATTGATGATCGTCAAACTTTGTCACTTCTTCAAAATATGTTCCTTCCTATCAATACACGTTTCTCCTCCATCATGGTaattcatcaaatcatcttcACTTTATTCATGCATATATATATTCTCTATTTTAATGTTtgaaatgtattttttattttaaaaatgtcaaATTTAGTGCTTCATTAGTTTGCATATTTTTAGTCTTTCATTAATTTCATGAGTTTAGGGACTAAACATAGATGAAGTTTAATTATGAATTTGTCGGCAAATTCTAGTTCAATTGGCTAAAACTGATATGTTAGATTGTACACGAGAATCAAACACGATTTTAAATTGCAATTACAGTCATACACGTGATTGTGGATGTTGCAATTGCGAATCTAATTGTGGCGTGATTTTTAATTAAAAGGTGTTTAAAATACACAATTAAAACAATACTTGATGTTGTGATTTTTCATTACATAAGTAAGTTGAGTTTTGCAATTATGAATATTGgaattttgatgaaaatacttcaagaaatataaacaaatttGTCTGATGTGGTTTTTAATGGCAGTCAGAAAAAACATTGTAATTCACATTACAAATGCGGTTTGATGTGATTGCGAAGACTACCACTTCAACAATATTGCAGATGTATTGCAGTAGCAAACTGCAATTTAAAAACATTGCATCAAAATTCGAACTCTAAATCTAAAAGTTGTATTGTGAGTTTTTAGTTGATATTActaaatatctaaagaaaatagttttttttatcatgaaTCACCAAATTATGGGATTTTAACCTTGTAAATAGTTGAATggtaatatttgatttattaatttaatttaagaattaaacttttttttatcatgaaTTCATAGTTCTTAAACTAATCATCTATACTTATCATTACTTGAATAGATTAATGACCAAAATGGAGAGAAGAAATGGAAGAAAGTTGAAGTCAACCTACAAGAACATGTATACATTCCAAAATTTCCATCAACCAATTCATCACTCTATGATGAAAATCTTGAAGATTATATGTCCAAAATATCAATGGAACATTTACCTCAACATAGACCACTTTGGGAAATTCACATTATTAAATATCCAACAAAAAATGCAGCTGGAACCTTAGTATTCAAACTTCATCATGCTCTTGGAGATGGTTACTCTCTAATGGGAGCTCTTCTTTCATGTCTAGAAAGATATGATAACCCTTCTCTTCCATTCACATTACCGTCGAGTCAAAGACCTAAATTGGTTTTTAATTCGAAACCATTTTTTAAAAGATCGATATTATTTCCTTCAATATTTTTCTCTAAAGTATTTAATACTGTATCTGATTTTGGATGGAGTATGTTGAAAAGTAGTTTGGTTGAGGATGATGTTACACCAATTAGGTCTTGTGCTGATGATATTAAGCTAAGAGAAATTATTATCTCAAGTGTGAATTTCTCTATGGATCGCATCAAAGAAGTTAAATCAAGACTTGGAGTGGTATGTGAAATTATATCTCTAATTAAACAAAGTATTATTATAAGAGTTTTATTTCTAACAAATTTTCTTTTAAGTGAGTCAATTTTATTAACACTATctagttttaaaattttaagttgTCTTTACAAGATATTTGGGGACAAAAGAATATGTTTGTCCCGCTTCGTTTGTCCTGGCTAGGTATGTCCAGTTAAAATCTATCAAAAAATGTAGTGAACAACGTAGAAGGGCGGGTTAAAAATGACAGGTTAAAAGGACATGTTCGATTTGGCAAAATTGATAGACTAAATGAGGGGGTTCGGATAATCTAACATACTTTTCCACCCCTTTTAACCCCTTTTAATGTGAAATTACTCTTGACACACTTCACCACATTCAACACTGTTGAATTTGGTATCTAAATATAAATAGTAGATAATATGATAACAAAATTTTAATAGCAGAAAACTCTCCACGAGTCTTGAATATGTCTCTTATACCATCATATTAGTATATAGATTAGACCCATCACATTTTAATATTTGAATATGTCTCTTATACCCTCATACTAGTATTTAGATTAGACCTATCAAATTTTTACATAATCAATTTTGATATCAAATTAGAATTTAAGTTGGAAGTAACCAAACTTTTAGATCTTAAATTTTGCTACATTTATATGACAATTGCAATTGTTGTAATTTCTGTTACATGTTTCTTTGAACATTTCCAACAGTATCAAAGATAGTGCATAATTTTCAACTACAATTTAATTAAACCTTGTATTACTTTTTTTTAGCtatcattaatatattattttgtcacAAATTAATTACAGAGTACAAATGATGTGATAGCTGGCTTAATTTTCTATGGAATTAGATTATACATGGCCCAAATGAATCAAGAATCAAGCAAACTCAAATCAACAGCATTGGTATTACTAAACACAAGAAACATTGGAGGTTACAAATCAATTAAGGAAATGGTTGAGATTAAGAAAAAGACTCAAAGTTCTGTTTGGGGAAATCAATTTGCATTTTTGCATGTTCCAATTCCAGAGCTaagtgataaaaatattgaaaatccaattgaatttatttgggaagctcaaaaagaaattaataggaAGAAAAACTCTTTGGCCACACCTCTTACTGGTATGGTTTTGAATATGGTGAAGAAATTGAGAGGCCCTGAGGTAAGTACACATATGTTTAGTTATTCGCCATTACTATATGTCTACAATAGTACAAATAATCATAGTGATATCATTAAATGAAGTTTTTCAATTATTAGTTCCTTTTTGTCattttccaaaactttttttgataataaaaaacttacaaaatataaagaaataatattggttttatttagttttttttttttcctttcagaATTTGAAAAATCTAGAGTGaacaaatattaataatacttcatatagacttttttttttaattaggttaatgtACCAATCAacttttatgttatatttttgaCAATAGACTTTAGTTACTACTTTTattctaatatatttttaatttataaaaatacttttttttcaaataatatatttattaataccATGGGCTTCCCtttgaaattaatatattttgttttatatttataataatggtAGTACGTACATCAATATTTGATAAGATTGCTATGTATTTTTTCAAGAGTAATGATGGAGAGTATCTCTATTATCTACTCaacttttatataattaaattgaaaTCTTATGTTTTtatcttcattttattttaatttttttataaaacattatttaatttttatagaatatttttaatattgattATTAGGCTTCAGCTAGATTTGTATACACCACTTTGAGAAATTCAAGTGCTACAATTTCCAACATAATTGGACCAGTGGAGCAAATGGCGTTGGCTAACCATCCAATTAAGGGTTTATACTTTATGGTTGTAGGTCCACCAGAGGTATGTGATTCATATTAAATTATAGTAATTAATATTTCTAGATATCCATCTTTTTCACCATTATTTCACATGTGCTTTCCATTAATGTTAGGtgtatttttttaatctatttataTTATACTGTCAATAAATAAACTATTTAGACTATATATTTTATTCCAATGAATAGAAGCATGGaaattttaatatgattttttgtgTATGTAGAGTTTAACAATAACGATGACAAGCTACATGGGAAAGTTAAGAATTGCATTTGGATTGGAGAAAGATTTCATTGACAAGCAAAAATTCATGTCATGCATTGAGACCTCTCTTGAGATGATGATTACAGCATCAAGAAAGAAAGAATTCTaaataaaatcatacaaaacacaTTTCCACTACattcttatttgttttttctttgaaaaaattgATATTTGATTTAAAGACAGATTAATTTGGAGGATCAATTCAACCATCCACTTTGAGAGATTATTCTTATTTGTTCATATAAACAactttgttcttgttgttgatgaAGTGTTTTATCCAAATATGTCATTCATGTTTATACTGTGATTTGGTTAGGTGTAATATGTATTTTTttggttgaaataaaaaataaagattgtCATTTTTTAAATTGAGTCTATCATTCTAGTCATGATTTCAAATATTTAAGGGATCAATTTATATATATTCGAAATTTTATATTATGGAAAttatttacatttattttttaaaaatggttcACTTAATAATCATATGAACAAGTATAATACATACATAGGAATTTTCTTAGGTTTATGTCGAAGGAAATGAGTTTTGGGGAGGTTTGGATGAGATGGATGGAATTAATGGTTTTTCAAAGTAAAATATCGGTTCTTGTCAATGGGAGTCCGACTAAGGAATTTACGGTGGAGCGTGGATTGCGGCAAGGAGATCCTCTCTCTCCGTTTCTTTTTGTCATAGTGGCGGAAGGTCTCACGGCTTTAATGAAGAAAGCAATCGACATATGGGAATATGAAGGTTTTCTCATTAACGGTAAATGTGTGGTGGACATTCTTCAATTCGCGGACGATACTTTAATGATTGGTGAAGGTAATTGGAAGCAAATTTCGGCCATCAAGACGGTTTTGAAGGGTTTGAAATGGTTTCCGGTCACGGTATCAATTACCACAAAAGTAAATTGATAGGAATCAATGTTAGCAACAATTTGTTAGAAGCGGCCTCATCTCTTTTGTCTTGTAAGGTGGAAGGAAAACTTTTCActtttcttggtattcttgttgGTTCGAATCCTAGGAGGTTTTCGACATGGAACCCGCTTTTGGAGAAAGTCAAGAATCATCTTTTGATTTGGAAAAATTGTTTTCTCAATTTTTTAGGGAGGATTACTCTTCTAAAATCTATTTTATGTTCTTTTTCTATTTTCACGATGTCTTTTTTTAGTATGTCGGTGAAGATAGTTAAAGAGATTACAAAGCTTTAAAGTAGATTTTTGTGGGGAGGTTCAAATGAAAGTAGAAAGATCCATTGGGTGGGGTGGAATAAGCTTTGTTTACCGGTTGAAAAGGGAGGGTTAGGCGTTAAAAAGATCGAtgattttaatttctcttttctcGACAAATGGAGATGGAGGATTCTTTAAGGCTCTGATTCTATTCGGTACAATCTTTTGTGTGCTAGGTACGGTGATATTTGTTTGCAAGTGACCCACGACGGAGATTTTGTTTCGCTTTGTTCTTCTCAATCTACTTGGTGGAAGGATATTTTATCTCTTGGGAAGAACTCCTCTAAGGACGCCATAGTCAACAATTGTTACTTCAAGGTTGGTAAAGGGTACACTACCTCTTTTTGGCCCTCTAAGTGGCTTCTTGATTCATCTTTAAAGGTTGCCTTCCCCTTGCTTTTTGTGGCATCTCTTTTAAAGAATGTCTCGGTAGCTAGCATGGGGGATTGGAGGGATGGCTTATGATAGTGGGGGAGCTTCGGTATCACCATGATAGCAACTCACATCTTTGATCTGTCTGCGGTTTTCTGCAGCTGCAGGCGGAAGTTGGTGCTGCTATGTGCAGTCCAATTGGCCGCGATTCAGTTTCTTAGGAGATTGATATCAATGatgttttttcaattaaatactGTTACAAATATTATGCTGGTTTTTTTAATCCTTTTGGTACTTTTAATTTGCATGATGAGGCTTTAAATCTTGTTTGGAGGATGGTTGTCCCTTTCAAGATCAAAGCATTTGAATGGAGACTCTTAATCAAtaggttaccaacaaaggatcTCTTGAAGATTAGAGGTATCAATTTTTTGGATGATTCTGTTAATTGTGTTTTTTGTGATTCTGCTCTTGAAACAATGGAATACATATTTTTCAAGTGTTCTATTGTAAAGTTAATTTGGAGGGATATAGAGGAGTGGATTGGTATGTCGGATGTAACGGAGGAAGATCCTAAGGGGAGTTTCATGTTTTGTTATAATTATTACAAAAACATGAACATGAAGGAGGGTAGACTTAGTTGCATTTGATTGGCTATAACTTGGAGTATTTGGTTAGTTAGAAAAGGTATTATTTTCCGGAAAGACTCTTGGAGCGTTCTTAATACGGTTTTGATCATTAAGGCGTTGATTTGGAGATGGtctttgataagtgccaaaatgttgttattttgagtatataattgtggcacttatcgattctattcattctgattttgtaataaaatccccacttttgtgtatactcacattatttagttttcatatgttttatataccgtttaatagtttttcctttgtttttataggtattcatgcttattggagcctcgaggaataaagtgtcgaaggcacgactccgattgcgcgattttggatcaaataagcaagttttgtgcagagagcgccgctgagcggcgtgtaagcgcgctttccaggggcgaaccaagtttttctggccgctaagcggcagctctggccgctaagcggaggcctgtttactgttcttgatatttttgtaatacgtgtagtccgctaagcgagatttggccgctaagcggccgtagcagaaaatgtgtttatatttcttcatttgaaccattttagggttatggttttggagagtttttggttccaactccatcattttcattcttagagtaggattagcttagaaaacaacactgggtcatgcacttggaagatcggaggtggatttctcatcaaccggagctgacaacccgcgagatgtttggtttatctcttctcttctttgtgtattttttttgtgttgggtttgtttgtatagttactcgaatcttatgtatatttaccgattataatgttatatttaacttgctttacatatctgtgttgatgttatcctggatttttgctctatgctggggatttgggttgctttagagataaacttcttgaatccttatctaggatgattatctgttggttctgaactctagagatagatttagagctagcattcaccgattgtatctgtacttaatgctttcgtgtttgagcggcgcgcgagagatcgccgacgcgagaatacggatgttctcgtgacttcgcgttagagataaccttagttgtgagatgatctcgtttgtgctccagagatggacgcttatgtgagagatacgtgatgacatagatgagtatcgtaggttgagtataacgggttggtaagtgtatgtttgtgaaaagtgaatatatttacattcctgataagttatttctcttctaagaatgtgtttattcttttcctgtctatatctttgtttactttttgctcattcaatccaaagctcgaaaccgtagaaactgttgaatggcatctctccatctctgaggacgataattcccggatcaatatttccaaatcttttttgttgcttgccctatactgcattcaacagtcTTTCATGAGGGAGATTACTTATCCCAATTGCAATTTCTACGATTATTATAA harbors:
- the LOC131624333 gene encoding wax ester synthase/diacylglycerol acyltransferase 4-like, whose product is MEGFDEEIEEPVSPTGQYLNSSSLCVSILGILESEIPIDDRQTLSLLQNMFLPINTRFSSIMINDQNGEKKWKKVEVNLQEHVYIPKFPSTNSSLYDENLEDYMSKISMEHLPQHRPLWEIHIIKYPTKNAAGTLVFKLHHALGDGYSLMGALLSCLERYDNPSLPFTLPSSQRPKLVFNSKPFFKRSILFPSIFFSKVFNTVSDFGWSMLKSSLVEDDVTPIRSCADDIKLREIIISSVNFSMDRIKEVKSRLGVSTNDVIAGLIFYGIRLYMAQMNQESSKLKSTALVLLNTRNIGGYKSIKEMVEIKKKTQSSVWGNQFAFLHVPIPELSDKNIENPIEFIWEAQKEINRKKNSLATPLTGMVLNMVKKLRGPEASARFVYTTLRNSSATISNIIGPVEQMALANHPIKGLYFMVVGPPESLTITMTSYMGKLRIAFGLEKDFIDKQKFMSCIETSLEMMITASRKKEF
- the LOC131624375 gene encoding uncharacterized protein LOC131624375 — translated: MVFQSKISVLVNGSPTKEFTVERGLRQGDPLSPFLFVIVAEGLTALMKKAIDIWEYEGFLINGKCVVDILQFADDTLMIGEGINVSNNLLEAASSLLSCKVEGKLFTFLGILVGSNPRRYGDICLQVTHDGDFVSLCSSQSTWWKDILSLGKNSSKDAIVNNCYFKVGKGYTTSFWPSKWLLDSSLKVAFPLLFVASLLKNVSLQAEVGAAMCSPIGRDSVS